Below is a genomic region from Nilaparvata lugens isolate BPH chromosome 3, ASM1435652v1, whole genome shotgun sequence.
ctttgtccctcatatgaatccaaattcattttctaaaatgaTAATAAGGTgctcatgtgatacatgatttcgatacagagttccaaaaaataaatggcgaaaaccgcacatcgatatctcaacccgtattaGTTTGTTGATGTAGAAGTTgttaattatgttgtatattaaccagctgaaaaaTCATGTGTCAGGGCATGAAGGTCTATCTGTGTCATACTTCCAAATAGCCtcagatgaatgaatgaatggaaaaatggttgttaatgaattcttcagctgactaaatgataaatcaaaacaattttttcttatgcacttttaatgttatttgttatatccttaAAAAGGacggagtgagtcaattttgttgaacaacgaacttgacctgtaaaaaggttcatAGAATACATGTtcgaaatttgaagctgattaatTCTTTCTATCATAGAAACAGACGGACGACGACTTAAGCCTTCAtaaagtcaaaagtgagaactcgctagcGTTCCTTCAATTACAACAACCAAAAAATCTGAAGAAGAAAAttacattttgattttttttttaattatataagTAAAATCATTTTTCCTTTCAACCCCGAACTCTCTTAACACTACTGAAATATCGGGGATGATACATACAATTACATATAATTCTGTTTTAATTAGAAACTTGAGAAAGCCGCCATTTTAGACAATTTAGCAACGCTGTGTAGAGCCAATTATCTACTTATTTTATTAAGATAAAACCATCAATTAAAAATTTCTTATGAACGTTTGACTGCAATCTATTAAAAAATTAGTCTTAAATAACACTTATCATGAAGAAGTTGGCTCACTATAGTGAAGTCGaggctataatggcagtggagaaagtaGAAAGATGGCAGAGCAGGGTTGACGATTCTATGCCTTGTCATTGCCTTCCATAGAAGATAAGTTATACTAGTACCATATATccgatataatattaactgttcattatagTTTAATAATcggttatattttattcgccaagaaaattaattttcaatgatttaataataaattttcataattcagattgaatattttgttaattatatttctttatattaaaaaacGTAATGCCAAGGTGCAaagctagaaaagaatagcgctatctgctttgtcaaatttcataaacaaggatagaaacaccaaagttaataaaataagactgccattataacgtggacctcactacaggcTTGTAAGAAAGAAATTTATACAATTGCAGCAATAACATGATAATGCCAATTCTTTATTTCATCATgcacaaataatattatactcaaATGAAAGTACAACAGtttcatgcccaaaactgtccccgaccaattttcacaataattgtgaataaaaCGAGTTAAGACAGAATATCTATGTTGCCAAATCACGAAAAATGATTCATTTGATTTGCGtacattttcaatgtaaaagtaaatgaatatatataaataggTCTTTTACATTAAGATGAAGAGTTGAGTTGTAAACAGAGTACACTGGTATCGTACTACACAAATTTTCTGTGAATTCAATCAAGCTATAGCAAACAGGTTATCCACCGCAGTTTTGAAAATTGCTAAATAGTTTATTATAATCAGTCAACACCAACTTTATTACTTAAGAGCTTCAAACGCAGTTTGTCTAATGTCTTCTACCATTTTTTGTAAGTCTGTACTGTATCCTTGCAAGCAGCTATTTCGATCTTCCAGATCACACATAACTTTTTCCAAACTCTTATTGACATCAAGAAACCCCTTCAGACGCTCATATCCAACATCTGACTCATTCCTATTGGTGGATGCTGTCTTTGTAGGCAATTCCTCTGCAAAAATAAAAGTTGATAGTTTagtttaatattattactgtCACAAAGAGCCACAATTGCTTGAGCCAAGCTTGTTCAAcatgtaaaatataaaataaatagcaataagaAGCAAAATAGTAACAAGGCtcatatttttacaattcaaaattttgacaCATCCTAGTAAACCTGAAAAATTTCAAACCAATATGCTAAATAACTGTTtgtttacataataataatattcgcgAAGGAAAAATAACTACCAATTAATAAGTGAAAACTTACAAAATAGGGAGATTATTTGATAATAGAAGTAAGTTTTCTTACTATGGTAACTGAATAATCGAGGGCATTTTAGCTTTTCAAACAGGAGGAAATTGTGTTAGTGGATTATACTGATAAAACTGTTatgattatttcattttcattatcacCAGATGCTCTCTTCATGAAGTTCATGAATCTCtctttaaaaatgttattagtTCACTTATGAATGAAAATGGTTACTATTGTTAACCATATCATTCATCAactattgtaataaaatattcatttattatcaacTTGCATTATATTATTTAAGCAACCATATTATAATCTCTTTACAACGTCCTGGAGCGTCACTCCAGGTGGTCCTTTGAGCTAATCACTGTATTCTCGGTCTATGTGAAATGTTGATTAAACACATTGGACATTTCACATTGCTTCATAATTCacttatgaatgaaatttgccTTGTAAACTAGATTATAGTGACTGTCATGTTGATGACTCCTCTGA
It encodes:
- the LOC111055999 gene encoding UPF0449 protein C19orf25, which produces MFKKKTDLAPWPKPPTNDQVLEDVNLATKDDPVFEEELPTKTASTNRNESDVGYERLKGFLDVNKSLEKVMCDLEDRNSCLQGYSTDLQKMVEDIRQTAFEALK